A region of Prochlorococcus marinus subsp. pastoris str. CCMP1986 DNA encodes the following proteins:
- a CDS encoding circularly permuted type 2 ATP-grasp protein, translating into MKRYMFSNYRPKNNFDEYFKDNLNSAREILTPLLSSLDNMGLEELNRNHSAAKKLLLRHGATFRLNDTGLKGTERILPFDPLPRIISKHDWITLEEGLKQRLEAIDLFLDDIYNSQNIINDGIIPRELIESSDGWRPQMLGFKPPLNKWCQISGLDLIRDGKGTWHVLEDNLRCPSGVAYFLENRLVMKNIFPNLFSGRIVKPIDEYPSFLLKTLQELAVWTDTPKIVLLTPGIFNSAYFEHSYLAQEMGIQLVQGHDLICNDEYVYLKTTSGLKRVDVIYRRIDDDFLDPVHFRKDSYLGVSGLLDVMKAGHVAVANVPGTGIADDKMIYSFVPKMIKYFLDEEPIIKNVETYICYYEKDREYVLKNLPKLVVKSVSEAGGYGMLIGPQSTSTEINEFSDKIKSNPRNFIAQPTLELSTVPSLCDGELYPCHVDLRPYILRGKDSWVSPGGLTRVALKKGSLVVNSSQGGGCKDTWVVGN; encoded by the coding sequence ATGAAGAGATATATGTTTTCAAATTATCGTCCTAAAAATAATTTTGATGAATACTTTAAAGATAATTTAAATTCTGCTAGAGAAATTTTAACCCCCTTATTATCTTCCCTAGATAATATGGGTTTAGAAGAACTAAACAGAAATCATTCGGCGGCCAAAAAGTTATTACTAAGACATGGAGCAACTTTTAGGCTAAACGACACAGGCTTAAAAGGTACAGAAAGAATATTACCTTTTGACCCTTTACCGAGAATAATAAGTAAGCATGACTGGATAACCTTAGAAGAAGGATTAAAGCAGAGACTTGAGGCAATAGATCTTTTCTTAGATGATATATATAATTCTCAAAATATAATTAATGATGGAATAATTCCAAGAGAATTAATTGAGAGCTCAGATGGATGGAGGCCTCAAATGTTGGGTTTTAAGCCTCCATTAAACAAATGGTGTCAAATATCAGGACTTGATTTAATAAGAGATGGTAAAGGTACTTGGCATGTTTTAGAAGACAACTTAAGATGTCCTTCTGGTGTGGCTTATTTTTTGGAGAATAGATTAGTGATGAAGAATATCTTCCCTAATCTTTTCTCAGGCAGGATAGTTAAACCTATTGATGAATACCCATCATTTTTATTAAAGACTCTCCAAGAACTAGCTGTTTGGACTGATACACCAAAAATAGTTTTATTAACACCTGGGATTTTTAATAGTGCATATTTTGAACATAGTTACTTAGCCCAAGAAATGGGTATTCAATTAGTTCAAGGTCATGATTTAATTTGTAACGATGAATATGTTTACTTAAAGACTACTTCTGGATTAAAAAGAGTAGATGTAATTTATAGAAGGATTGATGATGATTTTTTAGATCCTGTACATTTTAGAAAAGATTCATATTTAGGTGTTAGTGGTTTACTAGATGTCATGAAGGCGGGTCATGTTGCTGTTGCGAATGTTCCCGGGACAGGAATAGCAGATGACAAAATGATTTATTCATTTGTTCCTAAAATGATCAAATATTTTCTTGATGAAGAACCAATAATAAAAAATGTTGAAACCTATATTTGTTATTACGAAAAGGATAGAGAATATGTCTTAAAGAACCTTCCAAAACTTGTTGTCAAATCAGTCTCTGAAGCTGGTGGTTATGGAATGTTAATTGGTCCTCAATCAACTTCAACTGAGATAAATGAATTCTCGGATAAAATTAAAAGTAATCCCAGAAATTTTATAGCTCAACCTACTCTAGAACTTTCTACGGTTCCATCGTTATGCGATGGTGAACTTTATCCTTGTCACGTTGATTTAAGACCTTACATTTTAAGAGGAAAGGATTCATGGGTAAGTCCAGGAGGTCTTACTAGAGTTGCTTTAAAAAAAGGTTCATTAGTAGTCAATTCTTCTCAAGGAGGGGGTTGCAAAGATACATGGGTTGTAGGAAATTAG
- a CDS encoding alpha-E domain-containing protein: MLLSRVAESLYWINRYLERAENISRFVEVSEAMSLDCPPGSAEPWLPLIDASSDRETFDSRFPEKKQDDVINFLIRDRINPNSIISCIQLARENARQIRDVMTSEMWEQINILYWNLQEGESIWDLPRQEQLSEIRRGCQLFYGITDATLSKDLACQFSILGRLIERADKTSRILDVKYYLLLPSLDELGGVLDELQWIALLRSAGAYQMFRKAEQNSIQPNSVARFLLLDNNFPRSVRYCLDGISNTLKMIDTSPSSDNPSKLECMRGLLKAKWSYIRIEDIINDGLHEAIDSLQIDLNKLHNLIEDKYFINKEFDQ; encoded by the coding sequence ATGCTTTTAAGTCGAGTAGCTGAATCTCTTTATTGGATTAATCGTTATTTAGAACGTGCGGAAAATATATCTCGTTTCGTGGAGGTTAGTGAAGCAATGTCTTTAGATTGTCCACCAGGCAGTGCTGAACCATGGCTGCCTTTAATTGATGCTTCAAGTGATAGAGAAACATTTGATTCTAGATTTCCTGAAAAAAAACAGGATGATGTTATTAATTTTTTAATAAGGGATCGAATAAATCCCAACAGCATAATCTCCTGTATCCAATTGGCTAGAGAAAACGCTAGGCAAATAAGGGATGTAATGACATCTGAAATGTGGGAACAAATAAATATTTTATATTGGAATCTACAAGAAGGGGAATCTATATGGGACCTTCCAAGGCAGGAGCAATTAAGCGAAATAAGAAGAGGATGTCAGTTGTTTTATGGCATTACAGACGCCACTCTTAGCAAAGATCTTGCATGTCAATTTAGTATTTTAGGTAGATTAATAGAAAGAGCTGATAAGACATCGAGAATCCTAGATGTAAAATATTACTTATTACTTCCAAGCCTAGATGAGCTTGGTGGAGTCTTGGATGAGTTGCAGTGGATTGCTCTTCTTCGTTCGGCAGGTGCTTATCAAATGTTCAGGAAAGCAGAACAAAATTCTATCCAGCCAAATTCAGTAGCACGATTTCTCTTACTAGATAATAATTTCCCAAGATCTGTTAGATACTGTTTGGATGGTATAAGTAATACCCTAAAAATGATTGATACCTCTCCAAGTTCAGATAATCCCTCAAAACTTGAGTGCATGAGGGGTTTACTTAAAGCAAAGTGGAGTTATATCAGAATTGAAGATATAATTAATGACGGACTGCATGAGGCTATTGATTCCCTACAAATTGATTTAAACAAACTGCATAATCTCATAGAAGATAAATATTTTATAAATAAAGAATTTGATCAATGA
- a CDS encoding transglutaminase family protein gives MKIKYIHNLEYSYEESVQLGEHRLCIKPRSHGFQRLINFNLNISPNPKILYPLLAASGEEINRITFEGYTDSLSIKAISEVETLKHPCILDGVKERDLTLPFCRSIINRDLQGALEGWMPNGQHDPSAIELAQESLAGSSNNALSFTFQLIEIIQDRVKYTKRHTGPAWPASRTLRERVGSCRDLAMLMVESCRSVGIPSRFVSGYHFEDPLPKEFELHAWAELYIPGAGWRGFDPSGKGLIDERYLTLVSSSKSNLTAVITGNFRGKTNLKNNLTWEIKPLEICY, from the coding sequence ATGAAAATTAAATATATCCATAACCTTGAATATTCCTATGAAGAATCAGTTCAATTGGGGGAACATCGATTATGTATCAAGCCCAGATCTCATGGATTTCAAAGGCTAATCAACTTTAATTTAAATATTTCTCCAAATCCTAAAATTCTTTATCCTTTACTTGCCGCCAGTGGTGAAGAGATTAATAGAATTACCTTTGAGGGATATACCGATTCATTATCTATTAAAGCAATAAGCGAGGTTGAGACACTTAAACATCCTTGCATTCTTGATGGTGTAAAAGAAAGGGACCTTACATTACCCTTTTGTAGAAGTATCATTAATAGAGATCTTCAGGGAGCTTTGGAAGGATGGATGCCAAATGGGCAGCATGATCCTTCTGCTATTGAATTAGCGCAAGAGTCATTAGCAGGAAGTAGCAATAATGCCTTATCTTTCACATTTCAACTTATAGAAATTATTCAGGATCGAGTTAAGTATACGAAAAGGCATACTGGCCCAGCATGGCCAGCAAGCAGGACTCTTAGAGAAAGGGTTGGGTCATGCAGAGACTTAGCAATGTTAATGGTTGAGTCATGCAGGTCAGTCGGAATTCCAAGCAGATTTGTTAGTGGTTATCATTTTGAAGATCCTTTACCAAAAGAATTTGAATTACATGCATGGGCTGAATTATATATCCCAGGAGCAGGATGGAGAGGGTTTGATCCAAGCGGTAAAGGATTAATAGACGAAAGGTATTTAACATTAGTATCTTCTTCAAAATCGAACCTAACAGCAGTGATTACTGGAAACTTTAGAGGCAAAACAAACCTTAAGAATAATTTGACATGGGAAATAAAGCCTTTAGAAATCTGTTATTAA
- a CDS encoding pentapeptide repeat-containing protein, producing the protein MNRFSFLKYFLCLTFSFLIFTSPVFAGANVATKGEGDEVPSYVRSNITGFDFHGEDLHLSSIAGAVARDADFSEVDLHGTTLTLSDLKGSNLNGIDLTDTLADRVNFQKTDLRNSILINMIASGSSFAGAQIEGADFSYAILDSEDQRNLCKIAEGVNPTTGVSTRDSLECN; encoded by the coding sequence ATGAATCGATTTAGCTTTTTAAAATACTTTTTATGTCTGACTTTTTCTTTTCTGATTTTTACCTCTCCTGTTTTTGCAGGTGCAAATGTGGCGACCAAAGGAGAGGGAGATGAGGTTCCTAGTTACGTAAGATCTAATATTACTGGTTTTGATTTTCATGGAGAGGATCTTCATTTATCCTCAATAGCAGGAGCAGTAGCAAGAGATGCTGACTTTAGCGAAGTCGATCTTCATGGAACAACATTAACTTTATCTGACTTAAAAGGTTCTAATCTTAATGGAATAGATTTAACTGATACTCTCGCAGATAGAGTGAATTTTCAAAAAACAGATTTAAGGAATTCCATTTTGATAAACATGATAGCTTCTGGTAGTAGCTTTGCTGGTGCTCAAATAGAGGGAGCAGATTTTTCTTACGCGATTCTGGATAGTGAAGACCAGAGAAATCTCTGCAAAATTGCTGAAGGAGTTAATCCAACTACAGGGGTTTCTACTAGAGATAGTCTTGAATGTAATTAA
- a CDS encoding carbohydrate kinase family protein yields the protein MIEEENYNFQDYKFIKGNLKFAVIGHIEWINFIEVDQLPQPGLISHSKKSLEYPAGGGSVIAKRLRELTNSEVHFFTALGNDFYGKQCLNILENMGIKLHVGWRDKPTRKGFSVIDSDGERSITIIGDRLSPNHIDDLDWAILDEMDGVFITAGDKELFKKSRVAKILCTTPRVGLNIINESEIFLDGLIGSNLDPGEVFSLDELKLNPKYVIKTEGENGGIVFPGGRYKAIKTKKNKVDSYGCGDSFAAGILYGLSSDWNIEESLNLAKIMGRNCSEHFGPYKKCYQL from the coding sequence ATGATTGAAGAAGAAAATTATAATTTTCAGGATTATAAATTTATAAAAGGAAACCTAAAGTTTGCTGTTATTGGACATATCGAGTGGATAAATTTTATTGAAGTAGATCAATTACCTCAACCAGGTTTAATCTCTCATTCTAAAAAATCTTTAGAATATCCTGCCGGGGGAGGATCAGTAATAGCTAAAAGACTAAGGGAATTAACGAACAGTGAAGTCCATTTCTTTACAGCTTTAGGGAATGATTTTTATGGTAAGCAATGTTTAAATATTCTTGAAAATATGGGTATTAAATTACATGTAGGATGGCGAGATAAACCAACAAGAAAAGGTTTCAGTGTAATTGATTCTGATGGCGAAAGATCTATCACTATTATTGGAGATAGATTGTCTCCTAATCATATTGATGATTTAGATTGGGCTATCCTTGATGAGATGGATGGAGTTTTTATTACGGCAGGCGATAAAGAATTATTTAAAAAATCGAGGGTAGCTAAAATATTATGTACGACGCCCAGAGTAGGGTTAAATATAATTAACGAATCCGAGATATTTTTAGATGGATTAATTGGAAGTAATCTTGATCCTGGAGAAGTTTTTTCTTTAGATGAATTAAAATTAAACCCAAAATATGTTATCAAAACAGAAGGTGAGAATGGCGGGATAGTATTCCCAGGAGGTAGATATAAAGCTATTAAAACTAAAAAAAATAAGGTTGACTCATATGGATGCGGCGATTCTTTCGCGGCAGGAATTCTTTATGGACTTTCCTCAGATTGGAATATAGAAGAAAGTTTAAATCTTGCTAAAATAATGGGTAGAAATTGCAGTGAACATTTTGGACCATATAAAAAATGTTATCAATTATAG
- a CDS encoding DUF2834 domain-containing protein: protein MNSLNILKDNKQKLSYLYLFLSFLGAILPMMANFDFAIEYGNSFDIKNFISLANANPAAQSISRDLLVGATAVFIWIVNESKKLNIKNMWVVYIGTFLIAFAFSAPFFLFLRERRIIEIEKK, encoded by the coding sequence ATGAATTCACTAAACATACTAAAAGATAATAAACAAAAACTATCTTATCTTTACCTTTTTCTATCATTCCTTGGAGCAATCCTTCCAATGATGGCAAATTTTGATTTTGCTATTGAATATGGAAATAGTTTTGACATTAAAAATTTTATTTCATTAGCAAATGCTAATCCAGCAGCTCAATCCATTTCAAGAGATTTGTTAGTTGGTGCTACTGCAGTTTTTATTTGGATAGTAAATGAATCTAAAAAATTGAATATAAAAAATATGTGGGTTGTTTATATTGGAACCTTTTTAATAGCATTTGCTTTCTCTGCCCCTTTTTTCTTATTTCTTAGAGAAAGAAGAATAATTGAAATAGAAAAAAAATAA
- a CDS encoding MFS transporter, whose protein sequence is MFIPNKFITSKLWWSQFPFHLRLITKIRFFASFGAGGVIYLTSLIFNNIGLSATEIGLGFTISAIIGTLTRIVTGNYLNKTGKIQNPLVISSFISIAAGFCLIISKDIYFYILGQAFIGAAAGIYWPTAEFVVPYFCQPIDTRKAYALVRTSEALGIFLGVFIGGFMNNFIYLKSIFFNDIFCMLSIIFLILRNKKSIKKTLEKSQKKALDEVKIYQKRWNKNTTIIVLSVILITTSLALIQVTLPLDLVKGGVIRDILNEQVISFIISFQLILLLILQWPIGSWISKKGKLFGLKFSLINFSFASLLLFISSYLNIAAFYFVFFAIVLISLGTSSFLPTSTDVVFSIAPTNKKGYALALLSQCFAMGYFFGPFISGRILDLFGYASIMWLVISFICFLMFAMIFKKSF, encoded by the coding sequence GTGTTTATTCCGAATAAATTTATTACAAGTAAACTTTGGTGGAGTCAATTTCCCTTTCATTTAAGGTTAATTACTAAAATAAGATTTTTTGCTTCATTTGGAGCAGGAGGCGTGATTTATTTAACATCCCTTATTTTTAATAATATTGGATTGTCAGCAACAGAAATTGGTCTAGGTTTTACGATATCAGCAATCATAGGTACTTTAACAAGAATCGTTACTGGGAATTATCTAAATAAAACAGGCAAAATTCAAAATCCTTTAGTTATCTCTTCATTCATAAGTATCGCTGCAGGATTTTGTTTAATTATTTCAAAAGATATTTACTTTTACATCCTTGGTCAAGCTTTTATTGGGGCAGCCGCCGGGATATATTGGCCTACTGCAGAATTTGTAGTCCCATATTTTTGTCAACCTATTGATACAAGAAAAGCTTATGCCCTCGTTAGAACTTCTGAGGCTTTGGGGATATTTTTAGGAGTATTTATTGGTGGATTTATGAATAATTTTATTTATCTCAAATCGATTTTTTTTAATGATATATTTTGCATGCTTTCAATTATTTTTTTGATTTTAAGAAATAAAAAGTCTATAAAAAAAACTTTAGAGAAATCTCAAAAAAAGGCTTTAGATGAAGTTAAAATTTATCAAAAGAGATGGAATAAAAATACAACCATAATAGTTTTATCTGTGATATTAATAACTACATCTCTTGCTTTAATTCAGGTGACATTACCACTTGATCTTGTTAAGGGTGGAGTCATTAGAGATATCTTAAATGAACAAGTTATTAGTTTTATAATTTCTTTTCAGTTAATTTTATTATTAATTTTACAATGGCCAATTGGTTCATGGATATCAAAAAAAGGAAAATTATTTGGATTGAAATTTAGCTTAATCAACTTTTCTTTCGCCTCACTGTTGTTATTTATTTCTAGTTATTTAAATATTGCAGCTTTTTATTTCGTGTTTTTTGCAATCGTCTTAATAAGTTTAGGCACATCTTCCTTTCTACCAACATCTACAGATGTTGTTTTCAGTATTGCCCCTACAAATAAAAAAGGTTATGCACTAGCACTTTTATCACAATGTTTTGCAATGGGATATTTTTTTGGACCATTTATTTCTGGGAGAATACTAGATCTTTTTGGATATGCATCGATTATGTGGTTAGTAATTTCATTTATTTGTTTTTTAATGTTTGCGATGATATTTAAGAAATCATTTTAA
- a CDS encoding alpha/beta hydrolase family protein, with protein sequence MKFIFILFLSFFSFCSAKDVIAAEKINIKFEEMTIPLTIDQLLNLENYKDDSTEVIDWFKQNGFLKVFEISRFLKFPVFKEESLNRQVLRSWVGNKILSELSNTILVPNDKDGIKVFNTIESLLEVKNEVSTLDILKALPSEEISLDIDNLILIISSWKKELAKQQSLNLKLKSLEKTNYSLSKKKIYKEDSDLIKINKKIYSPHRGEPLKIELWKNKKTKSNKDLIIFMPGLGGNIDNFRWIGIELSKRGWPVLFIDHEGSNSEAFLEVLEGTNSIPTSADFFLYRIKDLDAVIKAHNNGKLGLANDSYILMGHSLGALIAFLYEGDLPKDEFEKRCDLALKDFAITNLSKLLQCQLNEIPLPEIINSKKANGIIGFNSFGSLIWPNEKNSGIEIPVLLIGGTYDLITPLISEQFKVFLSTTNNPLNRFLIIEGSSHFSPIRINDKYSENIENNDIFKINKSFIGSNPYSFQNLSLKVILEFLENIKNNESIKVIKNQTESNLDFHLLDRKTLKTIIKN encoded by the coding sequence TTGAAATTCATTTTTATACTTTTTTTAAGTTTCTTTAGTTTTTGTTCAGCAAAAGATGTAATAGCGGCTGAAAAGATAAATATCAAGTTCGAAGAGATGACAATCCCTTTAACTATAGATCAATTATTAAACTTAGAGAATTATAAGGATGATTCTACAGAAGTAATAGACTGGTTTAAGCAAAATGGTTTTTTAAAAGTATTTGAGATATCAAGATTTTTAAAATTCCCAGTTTTTAAAGAAGAAAGTTTGAACAGGCAAGTATTAAGAAGTTGGGTAGGTAACAAGATTCTTTCTGAATTAAGTAATACTATTTTGGTTCCCAATGACAAAGATGGTATTAAGGTTTTTAATACAATAGAAAGTTTGTTGGAAGTCAAAAATGAAGTTTCGACTTTGGACATCCTAAAGGCTTTACCTTCAGAAGAAATTTCATTAGATATTGATAATTTAATTTTAATAATTTCTTCATGGAAAAAGGAATTAGCAAAACAACAAAGTTTAAACCTAAAATTAAAATCATTAGAAAAAACCAATTACTCTTTATCCAAGAAAAAAATATATAAAGAGGATTCAGATCTTATAAAAATTAATAAGAAAATTTATTCGCCTCATAGAGGTGAGCCTTTAAAAATTGAATTATGGAAAAATAAGAAAACTAAATCAAATAAAGATCTAATTATATTTATGCCAGGACTTGGAGGAAATATTGATAATTTCAGATGGATTGGTATTGAATTAAGTAAGAGAGGTTGGCCTGTATTATTTATAGATCATGAAGGAAGTAATTCAGAAGCTTTTTTGGAAGTTCTCGAAGGTACTAATTCAATTCCAACAAGTGCTGACTTTTTCTTATACCGTATCAAAGATTTAGATGCAGTAATAAAAGCGCATAATAATGGGAAATTAGGATTAGCCAATGATTCATATATTTTAATGGGACATTCATTAGGAGCTTTAATAGCTTTTTTGTATGAAGGTGATTTACCTAAAGATGAATTTGAAAAGAGATGTGATTTAGCTTTAAAAGATTTTGCAATAACAAATTTATCAAAATTACTTCAATGTCAACTAAACGAAATTCCATTACCCGAAATAATCAATTCAAAGAAAGCAAATGGAATCATAGGATTTAATTCATTTGGAAGCTTAATCTGGCCAAATGAAAAAAATTCTGGGATTGAGATTCCAGTACTTTTAATTGGAGGGACTTATGATCTTATAACTCCCTTAATAAGTGAGCAATTCAAAGTGTTTTTATCTACGACTAATAATCCCTTAAATAGATTCTTGATTATTGAGGGATCAAGTCATTTTTCACCAATAAGAATCAATGATAAGTATTCAGAAAATATCGAAAATAATGATATTTTTAAAATCAATAAATCTTTTATTGGATCTAATCCTTACTCTTTTCAAAATTTATCTTTAAAAGTTATCTTAGAGTTTTTAGAAAATATAAAAAATAATGAAAGCATTAAAGTTATAAAAAATCAAACTGAAAGCAATCTTGATTTTCATCTTTTAGATAGAAAGACTTTAAAAACAATAATCAAAAATTAG